The following proteins come from a genomic window of Methanosarcina sp. MTP4:
- a CDS encoding ABC transporter substrate-binding protein — MGDAEKRGGSEMKDEIKQPVRQRLKKGLKQGLRQEPKRGLKQGMIFTVLILMLVANVLPAGAAGTGDAGESLSISKAELSDAIILYMKVLYLGEEEGEGELPEAEFLAGAAASYLEQAAESDGSVLKIATPSVIKSASFIGDSSLGVFAHLSNPPLMKMDADGHLVGQLAESYEVSENNTKWTFYIRDDLYWSDGEKVTPEDVEFSIRYYGKETPWARWINDTLESSTVSDADNSVTLKFNKPYTRINLEFATYNILPAHVWESIENPMEYVNEGPYVGCGPYYLKLIDLNAGKLVFEKNPYWKGKAPAFGNVEVHYYSNVDVATLALEKGDADTYYKYAGSYPYPNIEQLEKTGNFDFLEKTNIGLVFLAPNLKKAPLSDLEFRDALSYAINYEELVRLEILGYGDVPNRGFVPPSMEAFKETEKLEYSPEKARAALEKAGYADSNENGILEGKDGKDIELEILIRTDYTRTGELLKEYLEEVGLAAELRTVDKDTWFALKDSYAYDLTVTRSTPWGMLMHASWGSGYFDSRRTGQGVMHNVDDPEFLELCDEILATTDPAELETCAHELQDYYAEELPAIPLYWNNVVTPFNREFDGWYADPLYGTYNLENFVNVHEV; from the coding sequence ATGGGAGACGCGGAAAAAAGAGGGGGCAGTGAGATGAAAGACGAGATCAAACAACCTGTAAGACAGAGATTAAAAAAAGGATTGAAGCAGGGGTTGAGGCAAGAACCAAAACGGGGATTGAAACAGGGAATGATCTTCACCGTACTCATCCTCATGCTCGTTGCAAACGTGCTTCCCGCGGGAGCAGCAGGAACCGGGGATGCGGGAGAAAGCCTCTCGATATCAAAAGCTGAGCTTTCGGATGCCATCATCCTGTACATGAAAGTCCTGTACCTGGGAGAAGAAGAAGGAGAAGGAGAACTGCCTGAAGCGGAGTTTCTTGCCGGAGCAGCAGCCTCATACCTGGAGCAGGCTGCGGAATCCGATGGCTCGGTCCTGAAAATAGCGACCCCAAGCGTGATAAAATCCGCATCCTTCATAGGGGATTCCAGCCTTGGGGTTTTCGCCCACCTCTCAAACCCGCCCCTCATGAAAATGGATGCTGACGGGCACCTTGTAGGGCAGCTTGCAGAAAGCTATGAGGTTTCGGAAAATAACACAAAGTGGACCTTTTACATCCGGGACGACCTTTACTGGAGCGATGGGGAAAAGGTAACCCCTGAAGACGTGGAGTTTTCCATCCGCTATTACGGGAAAGAGACCCCCTGGGCAAGGTGGATCAACGATACTTTGGAAAGCTCTACGGTTTCGGATGCCGACAACTCCGTGACCCTCAAATTCAACAAGCCTTACACCCGAATCAACCTGGAATTTGCGACCTATAATATCCTGCCCGCCCATGTATGGGAATCAATAGAGAACCCCATGGAATACGTAAACGAAGGTCCCTATGTGGGCTGCGGGCCCTACTATCTCAAACTGATAGACCTCAATGCCGGAAAACTTGTTTTCGAGAAAAACCCGTACTGGAAAGGAAAAGCTCCGGCATTCGGAAACGTGGAGGTCCATTATTACTCGAATGTGGATGTCGCCACCCTGGCCCTTGAAAAAGGGGATGCAGATACATATTACAAGTACGCAGGGTCCTACCCCTACCCGAACATCGAACAGCTTGAAAAGACCGGGAATTTCGACTTCCTTGAAAAAACAAACATCGGACTTGTCTTCCTAGCCCCGAACCTGAAGAAAGCCCCCCTCTCGGACCTTGAATTCAGGGACGCGCTTTCCTACGCCATAAATTACGAGGAGCTCGTCAGGCTTGAGATCCTCGGGTACGGAGACGTCCCTAACCGCGGCTTTGTGCCCCCGTCCATGGAAGCTTTCAAGGAAACCGAAAAGCTTGAGTACAGCCCTGAAAAGGCGAGAGCGGCTCTGGAAAAAGCAGGATATGCAGACAGCAACGAAAACGGCATCCTTGAAGGCAAAGACGGGAAAGACATCGAACTTGAAATCCTGATAAGAACTGACTATACCCGCACAGGAGAACTGCTCAAGGAATACCTGGAAGAAGTGGGTCTTGCCGCTGAGCTGAGGACAGTCGATAAGGACACCTGGTTTGCCCTCAAGGACAGCTATGCCTATGACCTGACAGTCACCCGTTCAACCCCCTGGGGCATGCTGATGCACGCAAGCTGGGGAAGCGGCTACTTCGATTCCAGAAGGACAGGGCAGGGAGTCATGCACAACGTGGACGACCCCGAGTTCCTGGAACTCTGCGACGAGATCCTGGCAACAACGGACCCTGCCGAGCTTGAAACCTGTGCCCACGAGCTTCAGGACTACTATGCAGAAGAGCTGCCCGCAATTCCCCTCTACTGGAACAACGTGGTAACGCCGTTCAACCGGGAATTTGATGGCTGGTATGCCGACCCCCTCTATGGGACCTATAACCTGGAAAACTTCGTGAATGTACATGAGGTCTGA
- a CDS encoding ABC transporter permease, translated as MREVAKKVLRYAISFLLIVTLNFALPRLMPGDPVKNLIGEDVYVSEAVMEELRAEMGLDRPLYEQFTAYIGDLLHFDLGYSYHLHSPVAEILRDRIGWTLLFVGVSVLLGAALGTLLGAYAGWKPETKANRLLCCGFIALSCTPPYFLALLCLEIFAFKLGLFPFKGFYDVPTLESVMHHMFLPVTVMTLFSASRNFLIMRGSVIQEKGQLYALYARAKGLYDISILFRHVIKNASLPIITLIALDFGFLFSGALFTEIVFSLNGMGTLIYDAIIGKDYPVLQGSFLVIALAVLLANMLADLLYAVADPRVRRPA; from the coding sequence ATGCGTGAAGTGGCAAAAAAAGTGCTCAGATATGCGATCTCCTTTCTCCTCATAGTCACCCTCAACTTTGCGCTCCCCAGGCTCATGCCGGGGGACCCCGTAAAGAACCTTATAGGAGAGGACGTCTACGTTTCGGAGGCTGTAATGGAGGAACTGAGAGCCGAGATGGGGCTGGACAGGCCGCTTTACGAGCAGTTTACAGCTTACATCGGAGACCTCCTCCACTTTGACCTGGGTTATTCCTACCACCTTCACAGCCCCGTTGCCGAGATATTGAGGGATAGGATTGGCTGGACCCTCCTTTTTGTGGGGGTATCCGTGCTCCTGGGAGCAGCCCTGGGAACCCTGCTAGGGGCATACGCGGGCTGGAAACCCGAAACGAAGGCAAACCGCCTCTTATGCTGCGGATTTATTGCACTTTCCTGCACGCCACCCTACTTCCTTGCCCTGCTTTGCCTGGAGATCTTTGCCTTCAAACTCGGGCTTTTTCCTTTCAAGGGTTTTTATGACGTCCCGACCCTGGAAAGTGTTATGCACCACATGTTCTTGCCGGTAACCGTGATGACCCTCTTTTCCGCCTCCAGGAACTTCCTGATAATGCGGGGAAGCGTCATACAGGAAAAAGGGCAGCTTTATGCCCTCTACGCCCGGGCAAAGGGCCTCTATGACATATCCATTCTTTTCAGGCACGTCATAAAGAATGCTTCCCTTCCGATCATTACCTTGATTGCCCTTGATTTCGGGTTTCTCTTCAGCGGAGCCCTTTTTACCGAGATCGTTTTCTCCTTAAACGGCATGGGGACCCTTATCTATGATGCAATAATCGGAAAGGATTACCCGGTCCTCCAGGGATCGTTTCTGGTAATAGCTCTTGCAGTCCTGCTGGCAAACATGCTTGCGGACCTGCTGTATGCAGTTGCCGACCCTAGAGTCAGGAGGCCGGCATGA
- a CDS encoding ABC transporter permease: MMQDEAYIGESPIQESKIQENKIRESAIKKNIILESARQWKDFLSLNLNLDLRKYERNLKRFNRGGLFLFTFFLILALFPALFAPYPPTERFIPYEAPSTAHLLGTNDIGNDILSELVHGARISMMVGFASACISTLIGLMIGLFSGYFRGTPDELLMGFTDVVLIIPKIPLIIILGAFLHPSIWILILVLGLLSWESIARVVRSKTLQIRESGYVKSARCMGFSSFHIMTSDIFPNLFHVLLPKFMLATASAMISEASLSFLGLGDISMKSWGIMLSFAFSRGGFIREMWWWYLPPGICITLCVMSIALIGFGFEGREKEKEKRGVDAE; this comes from the coding sequence ATGATGCAGGACGAAGCGTACATAGGGGAAAGCCCCATTCAGGAAAGCAAAATCCAGGAAAACAAAATACGGGAAAGTGCCATCAAGAAAAATATCATCCTGGAAAGTGCCCGGCAATGGAAAGATTTTCTATCCCTTAATTTAAACCTTGATCTCCGGAAATATGAAAGAAACCTGAAAAGATTCAATAGAGGAGGACTTTTTCTCTTTACTTTTTTCCTCATCCTTGCCCTTTTTCCCGCCCTTTTTGCCCCTTACCCCCCGACCGAACGCTTCATTCCCTATGAAGCACCATCAACTGCCCACCTTCTGGGGACAAACGATATCGGAAATGACATACTCTCGGAACTGGTTCACGGGGCCAGAATCTCGATGATGGTGGGCTTTGCCTCGGCCTGCATCTCAACCTTAATAGGGCTCATGATAGGGCTTTTTTCAGGATATTTCAGGGGGACGCCGGACGAGCTGCTTATGGGCTTTACCGACGTTGTCCTGATAATCCCGAAAATCCCCCTGATAATAATCCTGGGAGCCTTCCTGCACCCGAGCATCTGGATCCTGATCCTCGTCCTGGGGCTGCTTTCCTGGGAGTCAATTGCCAGGGTTGTCCGCTCAAAAACCCTGCAGATAAGAGAATCAGGCTATGTCAAAAGTGCCCGATGCATGGGCTTTTCCTCATTTCACATCATGACCTCGGACATCTTCCCGAACCTCTTCCACGTCCTGCTCCCCAAGTTCATGCTGGCGACGGCTTCGGCAATGATTTCCGAAGCCTCACTCTCCTTCCTGGGACTCGGGGACATAAGCATGAAAAGCTGGGGAATCATGCTTTCCTTTGCCTTTTCCAGAGGTGGCTTTATCAGGGAAATGTGGTGGTGGTACCTGCCTCCGGGGATCTGCATAACACTCTGTGTAATGTCCATCGCACTGATAGGGTTCGGGTTCGAAGGAAGAGAGAAAGAAAAAGAAAAAAGAGGAGTGGATGCGGAATGA
- a CDS encoding ABC transporter ATP-binding protein, whose protein sequence is MNTLLEVKDLNVSFQGNETKNKNENKSENKKENKNGNKEENENETVTAVSCLSISIREKETLALVGETGCGKSVVAHAIMRLLPPESRVKGRIEFGSKNLLELSEKEMAKLRGKEISIIFQNPSLALNPVYSIGHQLAEPLRIHKQEMGWKEKEEKKEKGKKREKREKKQDNANLSKVARALKRVGFSNPREYMGYYPSWCSGGMNQRFLIAASTMLDPVLLIADEPSKGLDRGCVAELENELKGLKEKSETALLLISHDLGFVRRLADRVAVMYAGEIVEIADPSSLFESPLHPYTRGLLNSLPERGFVPIPGSSPPLSSPPAGCRFHPRCPLKEKRCMQERPELKESNGRAVRCFLCP, encoded by the coding sequence ATGAACACCCTGCTTGAAGTAAAAGACCTCAATGTTTCTTTCCAGGGAAATGAAACCAAGAACAAAAACGAGAATAAATCAGAGAATAAAAAAGAAAATAAAAACGGGAATAAAGAAGAAAATGAAAACGAAACCGTGACCGCAGTTTCCTGCCTTTCAATTTCTATCAGGGAAAAAGAAACCCTGGCCCTCGTAGGGGAGACTGGCTGTGGGAAATCTGTTGTCGCACATGCGATTATGCGTCTGCTACCCCCGGAATCCAGAGTTAAGGGGAGAATAGAATTCGGAAGCAAAAACCTCCTCGAACTGAGCGAAAAAGAGATGGCAAAGCTTAGGGGGAAAGAAATCTCCATTATTTTCCAGAACCCTTCTCTTGCTTTAAATCCCGTATATTCCATAGGGCACCAGCTTGCAGAACCCCTCCGAATTCATAAGCAGGAAATGGGATGGAAGGAAAAGGAAGAGAAAAAAGAAAAGGGGAAGAAGAGAGAAAAACGAGAGAAAAAACAGGATAATGCCAATCTCTCAAAAGTCGCAAGAGCCCTTAAACGAGTGGGTTTTTCAAATCCCCGTGAATACATGGGATACTACCCCTCCTGGTGTTCAGGCGGAATGAACCAGCGCTTTTTGATTGCGGCTTCAACCATGCTTGACCCGGTCCTCCTTATAGCAGACGAACCCAGCAAAGGGCTAGACAGGGGCTGCGTAGCCGAACTGGAAAACGAGCTGAAGGGACTGAAAGAAAAAAGTGAAACAGCCCTGCTTCTGATAAGCCACGACCTCGGTTTTGTGCGGCGGCTTGCAGACAGGGTCGCCGTAATGTATGCAGGAGAAATCGTCGAGATTGCTGACCCTTCAAGCCTTTTTGAAAGCCCGCTCCACCCCTATACCCGGGGGCTCCTGAACAGCCTGCCTGAAAGGGGATTTGTGCCCATACCCGGTTCGTCCCCGCCCCTCAGCAGCCCGCCTGCAGGCTGCAGGTTCCATCCGAGATGTCCTCTTAAGGAAAAACGCTGCATGCAGGAACGTCCCGAACTCAAGGAAAGCAACGGAAGGGCAGTGAGGTGTTTTTTGTGTCCCTGA
- a CDS encoding ABC transporter ATP-binding protein: MSLKAENLSKTYGSGLLGGGKCIFRDISFELEPGQTFGLMGPSGEGKSTLGRIIAGLESPTEGTIHFKGSLLSGMKKVEYATFRRRVQMMFQDPTDAFNPRKRIQHSIFEVLKLLDTPGTGRIRRTKEMLKTIGLPEEVLSRYPAQLSGGQLQRLALGRILLLEPEYIVLDEPTSALDVSVQAQILHLLKKVQAEQGIGYLLISHDEAVVSFMSERMGMLENGKLKVFN, encoded by the coding sequence GTGTCCCTGAAAGCCGAAAACCTCTCAAAGACATACGGGTCCGGTCTGCTGGGAGGGGGGAAATGCATTTTCCGGGACATATCTTTTGAACTTGAACCCGGGCAAACCTTCGGGCTTATGGGCCCCTCAGGGGAAGGAAAGAGCACGCTCGGAAGAATTATTGCAGGCCTTGAAAGTCCCACTGAGGGTACGATTCATTTCAAGGGGAGCCTGCTTTCCGGGATGAAAAAAGTCGAATACGCAACTTTCCGCCGCCGCGTCCAGATGATGTTCCAGGACCCTACAGATGCCTTTAACCCCAGGAAGCGGATTCAGCATTCGATTTTCGAAGTCCTGAAGCTGCTCGACACCCCGGGAACCGGGCGTATCCGGCGCACAAAAGAAATGCTAAAGACCATAGGCCTCCCCGAAGAAGTACTTTCCCGCTACCCGGCCCAGCTCTCAGGCGGCCAGCTCCAGCGCCTTGCCCTTGGTAGGATCCTCCTGCTCGAACCGGAATACATTGTACTTGACGAGCCGACCTCAGCCCTTGACGTCTCGGTCCAGGCCCAGATACTCCACCTGTTGAAAAAGGTTCAGGCTGAGCAGGGAATCGGCTACCTCCTTATCTCCCATGACGAAGCCGTTGTCAGCTTTATGTCGGAAAGAATGGGAATGCTTGAAAACGGGAAGCTGAAAGTTTTTAATTAA